The proteins below come from a single candidate division TA06 bacterium genomic window:
- the rpiB gene encoding ribose 5-phosphate isomerase B, with the protein MKIAIGADHRGFALKEQIKSAFSPDNLEFKDFGAANREPCDYPDFALPVARAVAKGEADKGILVCSTGNGMAIAANKVKGVRAAIAMTPDMARYSRLHNDANILVLPADYIDLQLVPKIVKVWLETGFEGGRHQRRVDKIKKYENE; encoded by the coding sequence ATGAAGATAGCCATCGGCGCCGACCACCGGGGATTTGCCTTAAAAGAGCAGATCAAGTCCGCCTTTTCCCCGGACAATCTGGAATTCAAAGATTTCGGGGCCGCAAACCGGGAGCCTTGCGACTATCCCGACTTTGCCCTGCCGGTGGCCCGGGCGGTGGCCAAGGGCGAGGCCGACAAGGGCATCCTGGTCTGCAGCACCGGCAACGGCATGGCCATCGCGGCCAACAAGGTCAAGGGGGTGCGGGCGGCCATCGCCATGACCCCGGACATGGCCCGCTACTCGCGGCTGCACAACGACGCCAACATCCTGGTGCTGCCGGCCGACTACATCGACCTGCAGCTGGTGCCCAAGATCGTCAAGGTCTGGTTAGAGACTGGGTTCGAAGGGGGGCGCCATCAGCGCCGGGTGGACAAAATAAAAAAATACGAAAACGAATAA
- a CDS encoding sensor domain-containing diguanylate cyclase has product MVAHRHILAPLPDDCFKALLDQTFDEVSYVDAKRRILYWNKGAETITGYAAQDMVGQKCDRDEGLCHIGEDGTRLCDKLCPLLAAIEDGKNSQKRVHLRNKDGRRIPVDAVSSPVYNGQGNLQGAVQIFRDASIYEEEAKASELLSRLAALDPLTELLNRRKIEMELDLELKKSKRLGLPLSLIFCDLDYFKHVNDEYGHQVGDEVLKGVSKQLQAGIREYDRAVRYGGEEFLIMLPQTKAEIAVEIAERLRQSVERWKLIHQEKLWPFNITISLGVAELARDESPESLIDRADKALYRAKKSGRNAVFVT; this is encoded by the coding sequence ATGGTTGCCCACCGGCATATCTTGGCGCCGCTGCCCGACGACTGTTTCAAGGCCCTGCTTGACCAGACGTTCGACGAAGTCAGCTACGTAGACGCCAAGCGGCGCATCCTATACTGGAACAAAGGCGCCGAAACGATCACTGGCTACGCAGCCCAGGATATGGTCGGCCAGAAATGTGACCGCGATGAAGGGCTGTGCCACATCGGAGAAGACGGCACGCGGTTATGCGATAAACTTTGCCCATTGCTGGCGGCGATCGAAGACGGCAAGAACAGCCAGAAGAGAGTGCACCTCCGCAACAAGGACGGCAGGCGGATCCCGGTGGATGCGGTATCGTCGCCGGTCTACAACGGGCAAGGAAACCTGCAGGGCGCGGTCCAGATATTCCGGGATGCCAGCATCTACGAGGAGGAGGCCAAGGCCTCGGAGCTTCTTTCCCGGCTGGCCGCCCTGGACCCCCTGACCGAGCTGCTGAACCGCCGCAAGATAGAGATGGAGCTGGACCTGGAGCTGAAAAAATCGAAGCGCCTGGGTCTGCCGCTCTCCCTGATCTTCTGCGACCTGGATTATTTCAAGCACGTCAACGACGAATACGGCCACCAGGTGGGGGACGAGGTGCTGAAGGGAGTTTCCAAACAGCTGCAGGCCGGGATCCGGGAATACGACCGGGCAGTCCGCTACGGGGGCGAGGAGTTCCTGATCATGCTGCCCCAAACCAAGGCCGAGATTGCGGTGGAGATAGCCGAACGCCTGAGGCAGTCGGTGGAAAGGTGGAAACTGATTCACCAGGAGAAACTATGGCCTTTCAACATCACCATCAGCCTGGGAGTGGCCGAGCTGGCCAGGGACGAAAGTCCGGAAAGCCTGATAGACCGGGCGGACAAGGCTCTATACCGGGCTAAAAAATCCGGCCGGAATGCGGTTTTCGTAACTTGA
- a CDS encoding TlpA family protein disulfide reductase: MKNILKFYLALLAFTAPALEAQIQPGLEVGAPAPPIVLKNLDGGSTFYLRDYCGQPRTPRTRQQRDVVVLSFFTTWCENCKKEIPCLQEMASKFSQDSIRFYLINVGEPKDSVEAYIFQWVISLPILHDEFSATAKKYQANNMPTLAVVDKAGRIAEYHAGFVDGYEKELEAKLNLLLGKTKPESLAVTLRPGSVQSPDSAIADTAKAKAKPKVKGKKGKIKKSG, translated from the coding sequence ATGAAAAATATTCTGAAATTTTACCTGGCCCTGCTGGCGTTTACAGCTCCGGCGCTGGAAGCCCAAATCCAGCCCGGACTGGAGGTGGGTGCCCCGGCTCCCCCCATCGTATTGAAAAACCTGGACGGCGGCTCCACTTTTTATCTGCGGGATTACTGCGGCCAGCCCCGCACTCCCCGCACCCGCCAGCAGCGGGACGTGGTGGTCTTAAGCTTTTTCACCACCTGGTGCGAGAACTGCAAAAAGGAGATCCCCTGCCTGCAGGAGATGGCCTCCAAGTTCTCCCAGGACAGCATCCGTTTTTACCTGATAAACGTGGGCGAACCCAAGGATTCGGTGGAGGCCTATATCTTCCAGTGGGTGATCTCGCTGCCCATACTGCACGACGAGTTCTCGGCGACGGCCAAGAAGTACCAGGCCAACAACATGCCTACCCTGGCGGTGGTGGATAAGGCCGGTAGGATCGCAGAATACCACGCCGGGTTTGTGGACGGTTACGAGAAAGAATTGGAGGCCAAGCTCAATCTGTTGCTGGGCAAGACCAAGCCCGAAAGTCTGGCCGTCACACTTCGGCCCGGCTCAGTGCAGTCGCCCGACAGCGCGATTGCCGACACCGCCAAGGCCAAGGCCAAGCCCAAGGTCAAGGGAAAGAAAGGCAAGATTAAAAAAAGTGGATAA
- a CDS encoding ABC transporter permease: MPSRNHNKYPAKIFAGIGQVTLDNFQEWGSAFYLFGRIILALRHVFKNFQLILQQMVVMGVHSLPLVLFSAVFTGMVAAVQAAYQLQGLAPPIWLGTGIARAVMIELGPVLTALVVAGRVGAGIAAELGTMRVTEQIDALETMAIDPVSFLVMPRFVAGAVMSPVLTIFANFVALIGGWLVATVSVGISSQVYLDGLRFHFHTKDLMGGIVKSIFFGIIIATSGCFHGFATEGGAEGVGRAATKAVVTAAVLILIFDYIVSAWIFG; encoded by the coding sequence ATGCCATCCCGAAATCACAATAAATACCCGGCTAAAATTTTCGCCGGAATAGGCCAAGTCACCCTGGACAATTTCCAGGAATGGGGCTCGGCCTTTTATTTATTCGGCCGGATCATTCTGGCCTTAAGACATGTGTTCAAGAATTTCCAGTTGATCCTCCAGCAGATGGTGGTGATGGGGGTTCATTCCCTGCCGCTGGTGCTGTTCTCGGCCGTCTTCACCGGGATGGTAGCCGCGGTCCAGGCCGCCTACCAGCTGCAGGGGCTGGCGCCGCCAATCTGGCTGGGCACCGGGATCGCCCGGGCGGTGATGATCGAGCTGGGCCCGGTGCTGACCGCGCTGGTGGTGGCCGGGCGGGTGGGGGCGGGCATCGCCGCCGAGTTGGGAACTATGCGGGTCACCGAGCAGATCGACGCCCTGGAGACCATGGCCATTGACCCGGTGTCCTTCTTAGTGATGCCCCGGTTCGTGGCCGGAGCGGTGATGTCTCCGGTGCTGACCATCTTTGCCAATTTCGTGGCATTGATCGGAGGCTGGTTAGTGGCGACGGTCTCGGTGGGCATCTCCTCCCAGGTCTATCTGGACGGCCTGAGGTTCCACTTCCACACCAAGGACCTGATGGGGGGCATAGTGAAATCAATATTCTTCGGCATCATCATCGCCACCTCCGGGTGCTTTCACGGCTTTGCCACCGAGGGCGGGGCCGAGGGGGTAGGCCGGGCCGCCACCAAGGCGGTGGTCACCGCGGCGGTGCTGATACTGATCTTTGATTATATAGTTTCGGCCTGGATATTCGGGTGA
- a CDS encoding bifunctional enoyl-CoA hydratase/phosphate acetyltransferase: MAELVKGGSLKRVAVACGQDPDILGALARAVNEKLAQAILIGDQKKTEALAREHKIDPKIFTLIDESDYKKAAARAVEMVKKGEADMLMKGLIDTAVYARAYLNKETGLTTGGTVSHVAAFEVPNYPRLLIVTDAAQIPYPTFDEKVAMINHAVSVAHKLGIETPKVAVLAAVEKVNPKMPCTLEAAQLAKMADRGQIKGCIVDGPLSMDASVSPECAAGKGINSPVAGYADILVCPDIHGANILYKTLAQLAHAELAAMVIGTSAPVVLTSRTDSDETKFMSIVLSALMAK; this comes from the coding sequence ATGGCGGAATTGGTCAAGGGCGGGTCTTTGAAAAGAGTGGCGGTGGCCTGCGGCCAGGATCCCGACATCCTCGGCGCTCTGGCCCGGGCGGTCAACGAAAAGCTGGCCCAGGCCATCCTGATCGGCGACCAGAAAAAGACCGAGGCTTTGGCCAGGGAACACAAGATAGATCCTAAAATATTCACCCTGATCGACGAGAGCGACTATAAGAAGGCGGCCGCCCGGGCGGTGGAGATGGTCAAGAAAGGCGAGGCCGACATGCTGATGAAGGGGCTGATAGACACCGCGGTCTATGCCCGGGCCTATCTGAACAAGGAGACCGGACTGACCACCGGAGGCACCGTCTCACATGTGGCGGCCTTCGAGGTCCCCAATTATCCCCGGCTGCTGATCGTCACCGACGCGGCCCAGATACCCTATCCCACCTTCGATGAAAAAGTGGCCATGATCAACCATGCCGTTTCGGTGGCCCACAAACTGGGAATAGAAACCCCCAAGGTGGCGGTGCTGGCGGCGGTGGAGAAGGTCAACCCCAAGATGCCCTGCACTCTGGAGGCCGCTCAATTGGCCAAGATGGCGGACCGGGGCCAGATCAAGGGCTGCATCGTGGACGGGCCGCTTTCCATGGACGCCTCGGTCAGCCCGGAATGCGCGGCCGGCAAAGGCATCAACTCGCCGGTGGCCGGCTATGCCGACATCCTGGTCTGCCCGGACATCCACGGGGCCAACATCCTGTACAAGACCCTGGCCCAGTTGGCGCACGCCGAGCTGGCGGCCATGGTCATCGGCACCAGCGCCCCGGTAGTGCTGACCTCGCGCACCGATTCCGACGAGACCAAGTTCATGTCCATAGTACTTTCGGCCCTGATGGCCAAATAA